The following coding sequences lie in one Kribbella sp. NBC_00709 genomic window:
- a CDS encoding alpha-amylase family glycosyl hydrolase, with protein MRLTETADVWWKNAVIYCLDVETFFDTDGDGVGDLRGVGQRIDHLADLGVTCLWLMPFYPSPDRDDGYDITDFYGVDPRLGTHGDLVELITLAADRGIRVIADLVVNHTSNAHPWFQSARASRESPYRGWYVWRDEPPADQHEGIVFPDQETSLWEYDDEAGQYYLHRFYKYQPDLDIANAEVREEIQRVIGFWLQLGLSGFRVDAVPFLLDTTGAEDAGKLPDPHDYLRDLRAFVDRRHGQSILLGEVNLQYPDVHRFFGDEDGDELTMCFDFIAMQRLYLSLARNDPAELVKALRQRPPTAEESQWGTFVRNHDELTLDKLSDGERQEVFDAFGPDKDMQLYGRGLRRDGTTELAENGSLSLQLEPYASRWLRIVGPDDRYII; from the coding sequence ATGCGGCTCACGGAGACGGCGGATGTCTGGTGGAAGAATGCGGTGATCTACTGCCTCGATGTCGAGACCTTCTTCGACACCGACGGCGACGGTGTAGGTGATCTGCGTGGGGTCGGCCAACGGATCGACCATCTGGCCGATCTGGGCGTGACGTGCCTGTGGCTGATGCCCTTCTATCCGAGTCCGGACCGCGACGACGGATATGACATCACCGACTTTTACGGCGTCGATCCGCGGCTGGGCACCCACGGCGACCTGGTAGAGCTGATCACCCTCGCGGCGGATCGGGGGATCCGGGTGATCGCGGACCTGGTCGTCAACCACACCTCGAACGCACATCCGTGGTTCCAGAGCGCCCGCGCCTCGCGGGAGTCGCCGTACCGAGGTTGGTACGTCTGGCGGGACGAGCCGCCTGCGGACCAGCACGAAGGCATCGTCTTCCCGGACCAGGAGACGAGCCTGTGGGAGTACGACGACGAAGCGGGCCAGTACTACCTGCACCGCTTCTACAAGTACCAGCCGGATCTCGACATCGCGAACGCCGAGGTGCGCGAGGAGATCCAGCGCGTGATTGGCTTCTGGCTGCAACTCGGGTTGTCCGGCTTCCGCGTCGACGCCGTTCCGTTCCTGCTCGACACGACCGGGGCCGAGGACGCCGGCAAGCTCCCGGATCCGCACGACTACCTGCGCGATCTGAGGGCGTTCGTGGATCGGCGCCACGGACAGTCGATCTTGCTCGGCGAGGTCAATCTGCAGTATCCCGACGTCCACCGTTTCTTCGGTGACGAGGACGGCGACGAGCTCACGATGTGCTTCGACTTCATCGCAATGCAGCGGCTCTACCTGTCCCTGGCCCGCAACGATCCGGCCGAGTTGGTGAAGGCATTGCGCCAACGCCCACCGACCGCCGAGGAGAGCCAGTGGGGGACGTTCGTGCGCAACCACGACGAGCTGACCCTGGACAAGCTGTCCGACGGCGAGCGTCAAGAGGTGTTCGACGCGTTCGGACCGGACAAGGACATGCAGCTCTACGGTCGCGGTCTGCGCCGTGACGGCACCACCGAGCTGGCCGAGAACGGCTCGCTGTCGCTGCAGCTGGAACCGTACGCGTCCCGCTGGCTACGCATCGTCGGTCCGGACGACCGTTACATCATCTGA
- a CDS encoding ester cyclase has product MERGELEEFYRRYLQRCNEHRFDDLGEFVDDEVEVNGAPHDVRRYAAGLRTVVQEYPDFHWDLRHLLIDGRWLSVHLVDTYTTPAGRTANLQELAMYHVNDGRIVQVWGDLDHARLAR; this is encoded by the coding sequence ATGGAGCGCGGAGAACTGGAAGAGTTCTATCGGCGGTATCTGCAGCGTTGCAACGAGCACCGGTTCGACGACCTGGGGGAGTTCGTCGACGACGAGGTCGAGGTGAACGGTGCGCCTCACGACGTACGCCGTTACGCTGCGGGCCTGCGCACCGTCGTACAGGAGTATCCGGACTTCCACTGGGATCTGCGGCACCTGCTGATCGACGGTCGCTGGCTGAGCGTGCACCTGGTCGACACCTACACCACGCCGGCCGGACGGACCGCGAACCTGCAGGAACTCGCGATGTACCACGTGAACGACGGCCGGATCGTCCAGGTCTGGGGCGACCTGGACCACGCCCGCCTGGCCAGATAG
- a CDS encoding MmcQ/YjbR family DNA-binding protein has translation MATWRDVERIAGGLAGARPGHAHEGSPTFDVGRHPFARLRWDDAGREVLQFWSLDLDSRDVLADRSDVFFAVHTFKVKVSVCAWLDRLEEDELAEILTDSWLARRGVRT, from the coding sequence ATGGCGACGTGGCGGGATGTCGAGCGGATTGCCGGGGGACTGGCCGGAGCGAGGCCTGGGCATGCGCATGAGGGTTCGCCGACGTTCGACGTCGGGCGGCATCCGTTCGCCAGATTGCGGTGGGACGATGCGGGGCGGGAAGTTCTGCAGTTCTGGAGTCTCGACCTGGATTCCCGCGACGTGCTCGCTGACCGCTCCGACGTCTTCTTCGCGGTGCACACGTTCAAGGTCAAGGTGTCGGTCTGTGCGTGGCTCGACCGTCTCGAGGAAGACGAACTGGCCGAGATCCTGACCGATTCCTGGCTGGCGAGGCGCGGCGTCCGGACCTGA